In Apium graveolens cultivar Ventura chromosome 10, ASM990537v1, whole genome shotgun sequence, the following are encoded in one genomic region:
- the LOC141691207 gene encoding uncharacterized protein LOC141691207, protein MAASKVQIPLKVVIHKQEERVLYAEANSDFVDILFSFLTMPMGTIIRFLSKHSNTTLPAAAVIGSFNNLYKSISNLQTRYFATEVCKDMLLNTRNSAEVECRKLKVNIDDIRPIEYFTCDLKCTSENFDAYVSTYNCVKCKNCSRFLENKAYFTDTRGEDGQGVFVHRTASFVITDDLHVIPIIPAATLALLEKTGFTDFGVLEERNFHLGSTEILDLLKYSILSKTPLTSMFLGKNYVIVDKTIQTITNSQMSTEGNTSDKKMTVKVLVQKSNNKILLAEAAEDFAELLFTFLSIPLGKVISLLSASHSSTVVAENLNKSVSDLNVNRYFKSQKLKNMLLDPKLAEHYYSSNQIIPLKQAATPSLCCEHLVNPKGSDVFMKARTMFMVTDDLVVTPLSSATCFNYLNSLKVPPSDVKDQVVNIDMQEALNLLWATLNTSSVLNNGLKDSVE, encoded by the exons ATGGCTGCATCAAAAGTTCAGATTCCCTTGAAAGTGGTTATTCACAAGCAGGAGGAAAGAGTTTTGTACGCAGAAGCTAATAGTGATTTTGTTGACATTCTGTTTAGCTTCCTTACGATGCCGATGGGAACGATTATCAGATTCTTGTCCAAACATTCTAATACTACACTGCCAGCCGCAGCGGTCATTGGGAGCTTCAACAATCTATATAAAAGCATCTCAAATCTCCAAACCAGGTATTTTGCGACGGAAGTATGCAAAGACATGTTGCTGAATACACGAAACTCAGCAGAAGTTGAGTGTCGAAAGCTGAAAGTGAACATCGATGATATTAGACCTATAGAATATTTCACTTGTGATTTGAAGTGTACTAGTGAAAATTTTGATGCTTATGTGAGCACCTACAATTGTGTTAAATGCAAAAATTGCTCGCGGTTCCTGGAAAACAAAGCATACTTCACTGATACAAGAGGAGAGGATGGACAAGGAGTTTTTGTTCACCGAACTGCATCATTTGTTATAACTGATGATTTACATGTAATTCCTATTATTCCTGCAGCAACTCTTGCACTACTGGAAAAAACTGGATTTACAGATTTTGGAGTGCTTGAAGAAAGGAATTTTCATCTTGGATCGACCGAG ATACTTGACTTGCTCAAGTACTCAATTTTGTCGAAGACTCCTTTAACAAGTATGTTTTTGGGTAAAAACTATGTTATCGTGGACAAAACAATTCAAACTATTACTAATAGTCAGATGAGTACAGAGGGCAACACCAGCGACAAGAAGATGACAGTGAAGGTATTGGTTCAGAAGTCGAATAACAAAATACTGTTGGCTGAAGCTGCTGAAGATTTTGCAGAGCTTCTTTTCACCTTTCTCTCCATTCCTTTGGGAAAAGTCATCAGTTTGCTGAGTGCGAGTCATTCATCAACAGTAGTTGCTGAGAACTTGAATAAAAGTGTGTCAGATCTGAATGTTAATAGATACTTTAAATCGCAGAAACTAAAAAATATGCTGCTTGACCCTAAATTGGCTGAACATTATTATTCTTCCAACCAAATTATCCCTCTCAAGCAAGCCGCAACTCCATCACTGTGTTGTGAAC ATTTAGTAAATCCAAAGGGTTCAGATGTATTCATGAAGGCACGGACAATGTTCATGGTGACAGATGACTTGGTAGTGACTCCATTATCATCTGCAACTTGTTTCAACTATCTCAATAGTTTGAAAGTTCCTCCTAGTGATGTCAAGGACCAGGTGGTCAATATAGACATGCAAGAG GCTCTGAACTTGCTGTGGGCTACACTGAACACTAGTTCAGTTCTGAACAATGGCCTCAAAGACTCTGTTGAATAA
- the LOC141693992 gene encoding uncharacterized protein LOC141693992, which translates to MSTIPPSTLPFSTPLFSSSPSPHSPPHHLSFALRATPEETPTPTPSPDSPDSTDFDSRLSNIRLKYKSGTGKKAEARKTKKSGGKKGGSSGGSVYLPPVPLKEPVSGGLKVDFGFSPYSERINGRVAGLGLSALLLVELATGQSVIRYHSPSIIFLQVYFVAMATAIFVKAEKEKISVWPQS; encoded by the coding sequence ATGTCAACAATACCACCCTCAACTCTCCCATTCTCCACCCCTCTCTTCTCCTCCTCCCCATCCCCTCACTCACCACCCCACCACCTCTCCTTCGCCCTCCGCGCTACCCCGGAAGAAACTCCTACTCCCACCCCTTCCCCGGACTCCCCTGACTCCACTGACTTCGATTCCCGCCTTTCCAACATTCGACTCAAATACAAATCAGGCACTGGCAAAAAAGCGGAGGCCCGAAAAACCAAGAAATCAGGGGGCAAGAAAGGTGGCAGCTCTGGAGGCAGCGTTTATCTACCACCAGTACCGCTTAAAGAACCGGTCTCTGGTGGACTGAAAGTGGATTTCGGGTTTAGTCCTTATTCGGAACGGATAAATGGCAGGGTGGCAGGGTTAGGATTGTCTGCTTTGTTGCTTGTGGAGTTGGCAACCGGGCAGAGTGTGATACGTTATCATTCGCCGTCTATTATTTTCTTACAGGTTTATTTTGTGGCCATGGCTACAGCTATTTTTGTTAAGGCTGAGAAGGAGAAAATTAGTGTGTGGCCACAATCTTAA